In a single window of the Ferrimicrobium sp. genome:
- the smpB gene encoding SsrA-binding protein SmpB, with protein MPRSTKKKKTPDAASFGNRVVAQNRRARHDYEILESFEAGIELVGGEVKSLRAGRVQLRDSYARIEGGEVLLLKMNIASYAQATGFGAFSPERTRRLLLHRFEIDRLTGKLEQDRLALIPLSVYFKNGLAKVELALARGRTTYDKRHVLQERDAAMEMKRLHATYR; from the coding sequence ATGCCTCGGAGCACGAAAAAAAAGAAGACGCCAGATGCCGCCAGCTTTGGCAACAGGGTCGTGGCCCAGAACCGCCGTGCCCGCCACGACTACGAGATTCTTGAGTCATTTGAGGCTGGAATCGAACTGGTAGGAGGCGAGGTCAAATCGCTTCGAGCAGGCCGTGTACAACTGCGCGACTCCTACGCCCGCATCGAGGGCGGCGAGGTTCTCCTACTCAAGATGAACATCGCCAGCTATGCCCAAGCAACTGGTTTTGGCGCCTTCAGCCCGGAACGCACTCGACGCCTCCTCCTCCATCGCTTTGAGATCGACCGACTCACCGGCAAGCTCGAGCAGGACCGGCTGGCGCTGATTCCCCTGTCGGTCTACTTCAAAAATGGTCTCGCCAAGGTCGAACTCGCCCTCGCCCGTGGACGCACCACGTACGATAAACGCCATGTGCTCCAGGAGCGCGACGCCGCCATGGAGATGAAGAGGCTCCACGCCACGTACCGCTGA
- a CDS encoding M67 family metallopeptidase, which yields MQTVTRDIILAHCIQEYPLEACGLLIGDEHRVVRAFPARNEARSARVFVADPQDVVRARESATAQGLRVVGVYHSHTNSEAFPSPTDVAQAPDPSWWYIVVSLTRPLAELRCFTIDRAEVTEVVIGEAMTLTSGCQS from the coding sequence ATGCAAACCGTAACCCGAGACATCATCCTAGCGCATTGCATCCAGGAGTACCCGCTCGAGGCATGTGGACTCTTGATTGGCGATGAGCATAGGGTGGTACGGGCCTTTCCGGCTCGGAACGAGGCTCGCTCTGCCCGAGTTTTTGTGGCGGATCCCCAGGATGTTGTTCGTGCTCGCGAGTCCGCGACTGCCCAAGGGTTGCGAGTCGTTGGTGTCTATCACTCGCACACCAACTCCGAGGCCTTTCCGTCCCCCACGGACGTCGCGCAGGCTCCTGACCCGTCGTGGTGGTATATTGTGGTCTCCCTCACGCGTCCACTCGCAGAGCTGCGCTGTTTCACGATCGATAGGGCTGAGGTGACCGAGGTCGTGATCGGAGAGGCGATGACGCTGACGTCCGGTTGTCAATCGTGA
- a CDS encoding alpha-hydroxy acid oxidase, which translates to MTVPWLARDLLAEAARSLDEPTADYFFGAADRQYLLRMNYGAWQQFSLTPTYLQRPVSVDDAVVFRGRTLDTPLTIAPVAFQSLLNPAGEPGLAFAAGVAGFGYTISTRSSRRLEAIAEAFDLGRRIEGDEIEGLGPAHRELLAGFGDQRYGELWLQVYQTQDPAFARQLLATGAEVGVRAAALTIDTPYLGARHRDQIHDFSPIVRLREVLASDDQDGPAFGNGFTSEAIDQVHDLDLTRFFDECQGHGIDPIIKGVLSLADLDAIQGLLPMPVVTPWVSNHGGRQSDLLPTTAEALALFAPRAREHDFVVDGGIAHPTDALCALALGARVVALGRVAMAAYALGGVLGAVEYLIEFRSQLRQQLGILGYDGLGSIPSDCVLPRRLGAWGSYG; encoded by the coding sequence GTGACGGTGCCTTGGCTCGCGCGTGATCTGCTTGCTGAGGCGGCCCGAAGCCTCGATGAACCGACGGCTGACTACTTCTTTGGTGCGGCCGACCGACAATATCTGTTGAGGATGAACTATGGGGCGTGGCAGCAGTTTTCGCTCACGCCTACCTATCTGCAGCGACCGGTGAGCGTAGATGATGCCGTTGTCTTTCGCGGTCGAACACTCGATACTCCACTGACGATCGCGCCAGTCGCCTTTCAGTCCTTGCTGAACCCAGCAGGCGAGCCTGGTTTGGCTTTTGCAGCCGGAGTGGCAGGATTTGGCTACACGATCTCCACCCGATCTAGTCGCCGACTTGAGGCGATTGCGGAGGCGTTTGACCTCGGGCGACGTATTGAGGGTGATGAGATCGAAGGGCTCGGCCCAGCCCATCGGGAGCTTCTCGCTGGGTTTGGTGACCAACGGTATGGTGAACTATGGCTTCAGGTCTACCAGACGCAGGATCCCGCCTTTGCGCGTCAACTCCTCGCCACCGGTGCGGAGGTAGGGGTTCGGGCAGCGGCTCTCACCATCGATACCCCCTACCTCGGCGCACGACACCGCGATCAGATACATGACTTTTCCCCGATTGTGCGGCTACGAGAGGTGCTTGCCTCCGATGATCAGGATGGTCCTGCCTTTGGGAATGGTTTCACCTCCGAGGCGATCGATCAGGTGCACGATCTCGATCTTACCCGCTTCTTCGACGAGTGCCAGGGTCATGGAATCGATCCCATCATCAAGGGGGTGCTTTCGCTCGCTGATCTCGATGCGATCCAGGGGCTCTTGCCGATGCCAGTGGTGACCCCTTGGGTCTCCAATCATGGTGGGCGACAGAGTGATCTGCTTCCAACGACGGCTGAGGCACTGGCCCTCTTCGCCCCCCGAGCTCGTGAGCATGACTTTGTGGTCGATGGTGGGATCGCCCACCCAACCGATGCCCTCTGCGCGCTGGCGCTAGGGGCGCGGGTGGTTGCGCTTGGCCGTGTGGCGATGGCTGCCTATGCACTGGGAGGCGTGCTCGGGGCGGTCGAGTATCTGATCGAGTTCCGGAGCCAGCTTCGCCAGCAGCTCGGTATTTTGGGCTACGACGGACTCGGATCGATTCCAAGCGACTGCGTTCTTCCCAGGCGCTTGGGTGCATGGGGTTCGTATGGGTGA
- the murI gene encoding glutamate racemase codes for MGERPVLSQADAECAGDPPLDQREVIAVFDSGFGGLNILEALRDLLPGEHFVYLGDSKRSPYGDRAPAEVLQFSLEIFAYLRARYRLKLVVVACNTASAIALEALKATSDVPVVGVIDAAVRAMTQATENSRVGVVGTAATIASGVYQRRLAHQAVTAIACPGLVEYVEAGAIDDPALLDRMRTLMRPLRRAGVDTLLLACTHYPYLAAQFRAVLGEGVMLISSGEETAFEVRELLTRAGQVKGRPGVVEPVTFLCTGSVVDFQEVGRRLFTGDLGAVEHVHVDALPQDLLQGDQAPEDQAPEDIAFVSARTLVTNRQEHTSSGHGRPESEKECTSGQAS; via the coding sequence ATGGGTGAGCGACCGGTTCTGAGTCAGGCCGATGCTGAGTGCGCAGGTGATCCACCTCTTGATCAAAGAGAGGTCATCGCAGTTTTTGACTCCGGTTTCGGTGGGCTTAATATTCTCGAGGCACTACGCGATCTGCTTCCTGGGGAGCACTTTGTTTATCTGGGGGACTCCAAGCGATCGCCGTACGGGGATCGAGCACCCGCTGAAGTTCTTCAGTTTTCCTTAGAGATCTTTGCGTATCTGCGAGCTCGCTATCGGCTCAAGTTGGTTGTCGTCGCCTGCAACACGGCGTCGGCGATTGCCCTCGAAGCACTCAAGGCGACAAGCGATGTCCCCGTCGTTGGTGTGATCGACGCAGCGGTTCGAGCCATGACCCAGGCGACAGAGAACTCTCGCGTCGGAGTCGTCGGGACCGCTGCGACTATTGCTTCTGGGGTCTATCAGCGTCGCTTGGCGCATCAGGCGGTCACGGCGATCGCCTGTCCTGGGCTTGTCGAGTATGTTGAGGCGGGTGCCATCGATGACCCGGCGCTCCTCGATCGTATGCGCACCCTTATGCGACCGCTGAGGAGAGCTGGAGTCGACACATTGCTCCTTGCCTGTACCCATTATCCCTACCTCGCCGCTCAGTTCCGAGCTGTGCTTGGCGAAGGGGTCATGCTGATCTCAAGTGGCGAGGAGACCGCTTTTGAGGTTCGAGAGTTGTTGACACGGGCAGGCCAGGTCAAGGGCCGGCCAGGGGTTGTGGAACCGGTAACGTTCTTGTGCACGGGATCGGTCGTCGATTTCCAGGAGGTTGGGAGACGACTCTTTACAGGCGATCTTGGGGCAGTCGAACATGTGCATGTGGACGCACTGCCTCAGGATCTCCTGCAGGGGGATCAAGCCCCAGAAGATCAAGCCCCAGAGGATATCGCCTTCGTATCGGCACGGACGCTCGTGACCAATAGACAAGAACATACAAGCTCGGGTCATGGGCGACCCGAGAGTGAAAAGGAGTGTACGAGTGGCCAAGCGTCATGA
- the rph gene encoding ribonuclease PH, whose protein sequence is MAKRHDQRDPSDLRAVAITLDYTEMALASCLIEVGKTKVICSVSAEDRVPPWLRGKGSGWLTAEYAMLPAATRERTPREAVKGKQGGRTVEIQRLIGRSLRSSIDLRRLGEIELVVDCDVIQADGGTRTASITGASLALRLALKRLEQAERVRAGVLLSALAAISVGMVDGQPVLDLDYREDSSAEVDMNVVMNREGEYVEIQGTAEGATFSKTHLVDLLKLAESGIMELIALGDEALAAYDARS, encoded by the coding sequence GTGGCCAAGCGTCATGATCAACGAGATCCATCTGACCTTCGAGCGGTTGCCATCACGCTGGACTACACCGAGATGGCACTGGCCTCGTGTCTGATCGAGGTAGGCAAGACCAAGGTGATCTGTAGCGTCTCGGCGGAGGATCGTGTCCCCCCCTGGCTCCGTGGCAAGGGTTCCGGATGGCTCACCGCTGAGTATGCGATGTTGCCAGCAGCGACACGCGAGCGTACTCCACGGGAGGCCGTCAAGGGGAAGCAGGGTGGCAGGACGGTCGAGATACAGCGACTCATTGGACGTTCGCTGCGGTCTTCAATCGATCTGCGCAGGTTAGGCGAGATTGAACTGGTGGTGGACTGTGATGTGATCCAGGCCGACGGTGGTACCCGTACTGCTTCGATCACCGGTGCCTCGCTGGCGCTTCGGCTGGCGCTTAAGCGCTTGGAGCAAGCAGAACGGGTGCGAGCGGGGGTCCTTTTGAGTGCACTTGCTGCGATCTCCGTTGGTATGGTAGATGGTCAGCCGGTGCTGGATCTTGACTATCGCGAGGACTCCTCCGCCGAGGTCGATATGAATGTGGTCATGAACCGTGAGGGTGAGTATGTCGAGATACAGGGCACCGCTGAAGGGGCGACGTTTTCGAAGACGCATCTGGTTGACCTCCTTAAGCTCGCTGAGTCAGGGATCATGGAGCTGATCGCGTTGGGCGACGAGGCACTCGCCGCCTATGACGCACGCTCATGA
- the rdgB gene encoding RdgB/HAM1 family non-canonical purine NTP pyrophosphatase: protein MSVIKLGLVTSNDNKLAELADLLPTGYAVVRLDRGEVEETGSTFEENAALKAIAGLSDCAFALGEDSGLEVEALGMAPGVYSKRYGDSDAERIERLLHELQGIEDREARFVTVIAMARRGAATELFRGEVQGTIAHTPSGGHGFGYDPIFLPDEGDGRSFAEMTREEKGRISHRGRALAALVQRLAGLSDLGSDHSGT from the coding sequence ATGAGTGTCATCAAACTTGGCTTAGTCACCAGTAACGACAACAAGTTAGCGGAGCTCGCCGATCTGTTGCCAACGGGATATGCAGTCGTGCGCCTCGATCGAGGAGAGGTGGAAGAGACGGGTTCGACCTTCGAGGAGAATGCTGCGCTCAAGGCAATTGCTGGGCTCAGCGATTGCGCATTCGCCCTCGGCGAGGACTCTGGACTCGAGGTTGAGGCTCTCGGGATGGCCCCGGGAGTCTATTCGAAGCGCTATGGGGATTCTGATGCTGAGCGGATTGAGCGACTCTTACATGAGCTGCAAGGAATTGAGGACCGGGAGGCGCGTTTCGTGACCGTGATTGCGATGGCTCGACGAGGAGCAGCGACGGAACTCTTTCGTGGCGAGGTCCAAGGCACCATTGCGCACACACCAAGTGGTGGGCATGGCTTTGGGTACGATCCGATCTTTCTCCCCGATGAGGGTGATGGCCGGTCCTTTGCAGAGATGACCCGGGAGGAAAAAGGACGCATCTCACACCGAGGTCGAGCTTTGGCGGCACTGGTACAACGTCTTGCGGGCCTCTCTGATCTCGGATCAGACCACTCCGGAACGTAG
- a CDS encoding ATP-dependent Clp protease proteolytic subunit, with protein MDHTDLTAGSIADLKDAANADRGGDVYQQLLKERIVFLGAEVNQLTANAICAQLLLLAAEDAERDISFIINSPGGSIYDGLAIYDTMQYVSCDVSTITIGMAASMGQFLLCAGAHGKRFALPHARILMHQPLAQMQGQAADIAIQAEQIMYLKRQLAERISFHTGQPVEKIQADSERDRWFTADEAQEYGFIDQVIRTNSYGPPASGSDS; from the coding sequence ATGGATCATACTGACCTCACTGCCGGTTCTATCGCTGACTTGAAGGATGCTGCTAACGCCGATCGGGGTGGCGACGTCTATCAGCAGCTCTTAAAGGAGCGCATTGTCTTCTTGGGTGCGGAGGTCAATCAGCTCACGGCCAACGCGATCTGTGCCCAACTCCTGCTTCTTGCTGCTGAGGATGCGGAGAGAGATATCTCTTTTATCATTAACTCTCCCGGCGGCTCGATCTATGATGGCCTCGCCATCTACGACACCATGCAGTATGTGAGCTGTGATGTCTCGACGATCACGATTGGTATGGCTGCTTCGATGGGTCAGTTCTTGCTTTGTGCAGGGGCCCATGGCAAGCGATTCGCCTTGCCGCACGCGCGTATCCTGATGCATCAGCCGTTGGCGCAGATGCAGGGCCAAGCAGCCGATATCGCTATCCAGGCGGAGCAGATCATGTATCTCAAGCGCCAGCTTGCGGAACGTATCTCCTTCCACACTGGCCAGCCAGTGGAGAAGATCCAGGCTGACTCCGAGCGCGACCGTTGGTTCACCGCCGATGAGGCGCAGGAGTATGGCTTTATCGATCAGGTGATCCGAACGAACTCCTACGGCCCCCCTGCGAGCGGGTCCGACTCCTAG
- a CDS encoding ABC transporter permease — MKTDHSGPVPEPSGYQRDRELPIHLVRPSMTVPQRIANIWRYRDLLKDLVAKEIKVKYKDSALGFIWSLLNPAMFILIYYIVFQKILKNGIPLFAIYLATGLLAWNLFQSGVLGATGSVVNNSGLVKKVSFPREILALASVGSAFVFFLFQTVVLAIFLIVFRVAPSPHFVWLVPIALLALLMFASALAVLLSGINVYLRDMQHLMEILLQAWFWATPVVYPFMELSKQLKAHGLTWLYLANPTTPVALTFQRAFYVKANPLGTNGSIVHILPSYGPMWYLAVLGTIVVLSFIFFLVSVYIFGRLEGNFAEEL; from the coding sequence GTGAAGACCGACCACTCCGGACCGGTGCCTGAACCCTCGGGTTATCAGCGAGATCGGGAGCTGCCGATTCATCTTGTTCGTCCTTCGATGACGGTCCCGCAGCGGATCGCTAATATCTGGAGATATCGCGATCTGTTAAAGGACCTCGTCGCCAAGGAGATCAAGGTCAAGTACAAGGACTCGGCGCTGGGATTTATCTGGAGTCTCCTGAATCCAGCGATGTTCATCCTGATCTATTACATCGTGTTCCAAAAGATCCTGAAGAACGGCATCCCGTTGTTTGCGATCTACCTGGCCACGGGGCTCTTGGCCTGGAACCTGTTCCAGTCTGGCGTCCTCGGTGCAACGGGTTCGGTCGTGAACAATAGTGGGTTGGTGAAAAAGGTCTCGTTCCCTAGGGAGATCCTGGCACTCGCCTCGGTCGGCTCTGCCTTTGTCTTTTTTCTCTTCCAGACGGTGGTGTTGGCGATCTTTCTTATCGTCTTTCGGGTTGCGCCGAGTCCGCATTTCGTGTGGCTCGTGCCCATTGCGCTGCTTGCTTTGTTGATGTTCGCCTCGGCGTTGGCGGTGTTGCTGTCGGGGATCAATGTCTACCTGCGGGACATGCAGCACCTCATGGAGATTTTGCTTCAGGCTTGGTTCTGGGCGACACCGGTGGTGTATCCGTTTATGGAGCTCTCCAAGCAGTTGAAGGCACACGGTTTGACCTGGCTTTATCTAGCTAATCCGACGACACCGGTAGCACTGACTTTTCAGCGTGCCTTCTATGTGAAAGCGAACCCGCTTGGCACCAATGGGTCGATTGTCCATATTCTTCCTAGCTATGGCCCCATGTGGTACTTGGCGGTCCTTGGGACCATCGTCGTTCTGAGTTTTATCTTCTTCCTGGTCTCTGTCTATATTTTCGGTCGCCTGGAAGGGAACTTTGCAGAGGAGTTGTAG
- a CDS encoding ABC transporter ATP-binding protein: MSTAVEVVSVSKTFRLFQEKYTSLKEKAIHLGKVPHEVFPALSDISFEVEQGVTLGLLGHNGSGKSTLLKCIAGILTPSAGEIRIRGRIAAMLELGAGFHPDLSGRANIYLNAALMGLSRKEVDARFDAIVEFSELGGFIENQVKFYSSGMYARLGFAVAVNMDPDILLVDEVLAVGDANFQLKCLAKIREFQEEGRTIIFVSHSPDLVRAVCSTAFVLDHGRLVGQGPTAEAVALLQKFQLSGSGLNHDPSTEDHRLEAAISRDIHLSSMMINGVDADRGVELAAMSQVELAIVIEDVASLAGSCHIEVLFYSPAGVALIRAHTREMEMEPVIVRGTVEAVVQFSSLPLAVGSYSIQVNLYHPQSGMMIESRRWDNGLMIVGGQKGVGGLIAAEANVFVNEVSSRHFL, from the coding sequence GTGTCAACTGCAGTCGAAGTAGTGTCGGTCTCGAAGACCTTCCGACTCTTTCAGGAGAAGTACACCTCTCTCAAAGAGAAGGCTATTCATTTGGGCAAGGTGCCCCACGAGGTCTTTCCAGCGCTCTCGGACATCAGCTTTGAGGTTGAACAGGGGGTAACCCTTGGCTTGCTCGGTCACAACGGTTCTGGCAAGTCAACATTGCTCAAGTGCATCGCAGGCATCTTGACACCCTCGGCGGGCGAGATTCGGATTCGTGGTCGTATTGCGGCGATGTTGGAGCTTGGGGCTGGATTTCATCCGGATCTCTCTGGACGGGCGAACATCTATCTCAATGCCGCGCTCATGGGCCTGTCTCGTAAAGAGGTTGATGCACGCTTTGATGCGATCGTCGAGTTCTCGGAGTTGGGCGGCTTCATCGAAAACCAGGTCAAGTTCTACTCCTCGGGGATGTACGCACGCCTTGGTTTTGCTGTGGCGGTGAATATGGATCCCGATATTCTCCTCGTCGATGAGGTGCTGGCGGTGGGTGACGCCAATTTCCAGCTCAAGTGTTTGGCCAAGATTCGTGAGTTCCAGGAGGAGGGTCGGACGATCATCTTCGTGTCGCACTCGCCGGACCTCGTTCGTGCGGTCTGTTCCACCGCTTTCGTCCTCGATCACGGCCGGCTCGTCGGTCAGGGTCCGACGGCCGAGGCGGTCGCGCTACTCCAGAAGTTCCAGCTCTCAGGTTCTGGCTTGAACCATGATCCAAGCACCGAAGATCACCGTCTCGAGGCGGCTATCAGCCGCGACATCCATCTCAGCTCTATGATGATCAACGGTGTCGATGCCGACCGGGGTGTTGAGCTAGCGGCGATGAGCCAGGTGGAGCTGGCGATCGTGATCGAAGACGTCGCATCGCTCGCGGGTTCCTGTCATATCGAGGTGCTCTTCTATAGTCCTGCTGGTGTGGCCCTGATCCGGGCCCATACCCGGGAGATGGAGATGGAGCCGGTGATCGTCCGTGGCACGGTGGAGGCCGTGGTGCAGTTCAGCTCCCTACCGCTTGCGGTGGGTTCCTATTCGATCCAGGTGAACCTCTATCACCCCCAGAGTGGGATGATGATAGAGAGTCGTCGCTGGGATAACGGCCTCATGATCGTCGGTGGTCAAAAAGGCGTTGGAGGACTCATCGCGGCCGAGGCGAACGTCTTCGTCAATGAGGTCTCAAGCCGGCACTTCCTTTAG
- a CDS encoding glycosyltransferase family 4 protein: MHLVFVTPRYGHDIVGGAEMAVRSYATRIAGRGHRVEVITSTATTLAWDDTLPAETVVEDGVIVHRLRPRQPRLTNFSAIYAKVLATGRLPHAVSADQFLQDQGPLLDGFEALLDRLDPDRVISYPLLYWPNLQALRWKPSRSVLHPAAHPEPMLSSAIYSELVPRARRIVFQTRSEQELLNRLFLIGASRQLVLPLGLDEPTPDTDPSQSLPETPYLLALGRVQADKGSRLLTELYRQTQPTLRLIMAGPLLEPLQPAPNVETLGVVSKAHRDTLLANASAVVIASRYESFSLVAIEAMGAGIPLIVNGHNPVLLEQIAHSGGGIAFHTASELLSAIELIATDRTLAQTLGQQGRSYATTHLSWEPIIDRYLAFLS, encoded by the coding sequence ATGCATCTCGTCTTTGTCACCCCACGCTATGGCCACGACATCGTCGGCGGCGCCGAGATGGCAGTGCGCTCCTATGCAACCCGGATCGCTGGCCGTGGCCACCGCGTCGAGGTGATCACCTCGACCGCGACGACCTTAGCCTGGGACGATACGCTGCCTGCCGAAACGGTCGTCGAGGATGGGGTCATTGTCCACCGCCTTCGGCCACGCCAACCTCGCCTCACCAACTTCTCCGCCATCTACGCCAAAGTACTCGCCACCGGACGACTCCCTCACGCCGTCAGCGCTGACCAGTTCTTGCAGGACCAAGGCCCGCTCCTCGATGGGTTCGAGGCACTCCTTGATCGACTCGACCCTGATCGGGTGATCAGCTATCCCCTCCTCTACTGGCCGAATCTCCAGGCTCTGCGTTGGAAGCCCTCCCGATCCGTCCTCCACCCTGCCGCTCACCCAGAGCCAATGCTCTCAAGTGCAATCTACTCCGAACTCGTACCTCGCGCACGTCGTATTGTCTTCCAAACCCGCTCTGAACAAGAGCTCCTCAATCGACTCTTTTTGATTGGTGCCTCTCGCCAGCTCGTGCTACCCCTGGGACTCGATGAACCGACCCCCGACACCGATCCGTCCCAGTCGCTGCCCGAAACGCCCTATCTTCTCGCGCTTGGGCGCGTACAGGCCGACAAAGGCAGCAGACTACTCACTGAGCTCTATCGCCAGACACAGCCCACATTGCGACTCATCATGGCCGGCCCTCTGCTTGAGCCCTTGCAGCCTGCACCCAACGTCGAGACTCTCGGCGTCGTCTCGAAGGCCCACCGTGACACCTTGCTGGCCAACGCCTCCGCCGTCGTCATCGCCTCACGCTATGAGTCCTTCTCCCTCGTCGCCATCGAGGCGATGGGGGCGGGCATCCCCCTCATCGTCAACGGCCATAACCCGGTTCTTCTCGAGCAGATCGCACATTCAGGTGGCGGGATTGCCTTTCACACGGCATCTGAACTGCTAAGCGCTATCGAGCTCATTGCGACCGATAGAACCCTCGCACAAACGCTCGGCCAACAGGGACGGAGCTATGCCACCACGCATCTGTCCTGGGAACCGATCATCGACCGCTATCTTGCCTTCCTCAGTTAG